Within the bacterium genome, the region GCTGGTGGTCGATGCTTTCACGGCCAGCATGGTCTTGCCGTCTTCTCGGATGATGCGGCCATAGCCGCGCTTCACCGAGACCTGTGCAATGCTGGCCAGCGGGATCTCCTGGCCGTTTTGCTGCGGCAGCCGCAGGTTCATCAACTGGTGCAGCGTCTCGCGATCCTGTTTGCGCATCTGAATTTTGAGATCGACTTCGCGATCCTCCATGCGATAGTCCGGCAGCTCGACGCCACGCAGGGCATAGCCAATGGTGCCGGCCACCGCGCGCGCATTCACGCCATGCTTGGCCGCCTGCTCGCGGTCGAGCTTCAACCGGATTTCATCGACTCCGTCTTCCAGCTCGGTGTCAACGTCCAGAAACTCGGGAATGGTGCGCAACCGCCGTTCGACCTCCTCGGCCAGCTCGGTGAGGCGGCTGGTGTCGTCGCCGTGCAGCACCACCGAGATGGTGCCTTGCTCATTGCCGCCTCCTTGCCGCCAGCGCGTGCGCATTTCGATGCCCGGCCGCGTCGGTGCGTTCTTTTTGAAATGTTCCAGCACCTCCTCGCGCGTCATCATGCCGTCTTCCAGCAAGCCGAGCTTGCGACCAATGGCGAGGCCAATGACCTGCCACCAATCATGGGCGGGCGGCGAGTTCAGATAAATCTCCATGCGGCCCCAGTTGGCGCGGAAACGGACGTCCGCCGCGCGCATGCCGTATTTTTCCTTCTGGCTGTACACGAACTCTTCGAGCAGCGTGAAATAGGAATCGGCGTCTTCCATCGTGTAATTCGAGGGCAGATCGAACATCACCCAAATGTTGTTGATGTTGCCCTGTGTTTCGTCGGTTTTGGGGACCACCTGCAGGATCGCAAACCCGCTCGCCATCAGCAGCAGGAAGATGATGGCGGTATCGACGCGATGCGCGAGCGAGCGCGCGAGTATTCGTTCATAGAAGCCAATGGCGCGGGTGATGGCTTTCGCCTCTTTGGGCTCCTGCAGGCCGGAGAACACCACCGTCGCCAGTGGAATGAAGAGCAGGGACACCACCAGGCTGGCGAGCAGCGCGACAATGATGGGCACGCCCATGCGCGCCATGTAATACGTCATGCCGGGATTGTCGCCCATGAAGATCAACGGCAGGAACACCACCACGGTGGTGAGCGTGGCGAGCGTGATCGGCATCGCGACTTCGCTGGCGCCCTTGATCGCCGCTTCGCGCGCCGGCAGGCCCTCCTTGCGCAGGCGGTAGACGTTTTCCACTACCACGATCGAGTTGTCCACCACCATGCCGACACTCACCATCAAGCCCATCATGGTCATGATGTTCATCGTCCAGCCCATGAAGTAGATCACGATAATCGTTCCCAGCAGGGAAATGGGAATCGCCAAATTGATGATCAGCGTCATGCGCAGACGGCGCAGGAAGTAGTAGAGAATGAAGAAGGCGAAAATGCCGCCCCACAACCCCGAGCTTTTGAGATTGTTGATCGATTCCTTGACGTAGGTGCCCTGGTCGAAGATCAGCTCGAAGCGCATGCCGGCGAGTTGCGGCGTTTTCCGGATGCGGTCATTGAGCGTTTGCACCAAAACCTCACACACGGCGACGGTATTGGCCTGCGATTCCTTGAAGACGCCGATCCACACCGCTTTCTTGCGATCCAGGCGCTGCACCCACTGCACTTCGTCGGCAATGTCGTAACGCACCTCGGCAATGTCCTGCAGCCGCAAATTGGTGTTGCGCAGGCGCAGGTTGCGAATTTCGTCCAGGCTGCCGTATTTGCCCACGGAACGGACGTAGAATTTCTTGGCGCCGTCTTTGACGTAGCCGCTGGCGAGCACGAAGTTGTCGCGCTGCAGGTCCTGCACGAGCGAATAAAGATCGAGGTTGTGGGCATCGACCTTGGCCTGATCGACCATGACGCGCACGGCCTTGCGATCGGCGCCCCACAGCTCGACATTGGCGACGCCGTCGACGCGGGTGAAGACTTTGGCGGCATAGGTGTCGAGTAGGCTGTAGGCATCCTCGAAATCCTTTTCCAGCGCGACCGCAATCACCGCGATCGGCTCGTCATCATCGCTGAATTTGCGCGGGTAAATGCGCTCGATGTCCGCCGGCAGCTCCGGTTTGATGCGGTCCATGCGGTCGCGAATGTCGGAATAGGCGACGTCCATGTCGGTATTATTGGCGAATTCGATCCAGAACCAGCAGCCGTTGTCGCGGCTGCTCGACTCGATGCGCCGCACGCCGCTGATGGTTTGAATGATCTCCTCCACCGGCCGCGCGATTTGTTCCTCCACTTCACTGGGGTTGGCGTTGTTGTAGGGAATCCAAACGCCCAGCGCGGGAAACACGAAGCCGCGCGGGAACAATTCCACCGGAATTTCCCGGTACGCGACCAGACCCACCACCACGGAGGCCAGAAAGGCCATCAGCACCGTGACCGGGCGCCGGACCGACAAGTTCGGCAGGAGGGAGTTCCGTTTCATGAAGTTCTCGCAGTTTGTGTCCATCGTCGAGCGTAGCAGCTGCTGAAGCGGCTGCCTGGCCGTGCGGATTCGAAGACACCTATGGCATGCGCAGGCCGGAGCGACGCCGGCAGTTGGCTATTTCGAACGATCAAGTATGGCGTAGACCACCGGAATCACAATCAAGGTCAGCAGCGTGGAGCTGGTCAAACCGGCAATGACGGTGATGGCCATGGGTGTGCGAATCTCCGCGCCGTCGCCCAGACCCAGGGCCATGGGCAGCAGCCCCAGCACCGTGGTTCCCGTGGTGATCAGGATCGGCCGCAGCCGCACGCTGCCGGCCTTGACAATTGCCTCGATCTTTTCCATGCCGCCACGCCGCAAATGGTTGATGTAATCAATCAGAATAATGGCGTTGTTGACCACCACGCCAACGAGCAGGATCATGCCGATGAACACCACCACGCTCAACGGAATCTGCAGCACCCACAACACCAGCACCACGCCGATGAGCGCCAGCGGAATCGTGAACATGATAACGAAGGGATGCAACAGCGATTCGAACTGCGCCGCCATCACGACATAGATCAGAAAGACGGCCAGCGCCAGTGCCAGCATCAAGCTGTTGATCGAGGTTTCCATTTCGGCATTTTGGCCGGTCACCGTGAAGGTGAAATCGTCGGGGAAATCCATGCTGCTGAGGGTGGCGTGGATTTGCTCGGCAGCCTGCTTCAAATCGACGCCGCTGATATTGGCGGTGATCAAGGCGGCGCGCTGTTGTTCGATGCGCCGGATCTCGCTCGGGCCTTCCTTCACTTGAATGTCGGCAATCGCCGCCAGTGGAATCGGCACCGGCTTGTTGGGATTGACCACCAGCCGCTTCAGCTCCGCCAAGCCGGCCTTGTCTTCCTCATCGACCTTCACGCGGATGTCGATGCGCCGGTCGGCCTCGCGGAATTCCGTGGCCACCACGCCCTGCACTTTGTTGCGCACCACCGCCGCCACTTCGTTGATGTTCAAGTTGTAGAACGCCAGCCGGTTGCGATCGTAGATGATTTGCACTTCCGGGTTGCCGGTTTGAATGTTGGAACGTACGTCCTTCAAATTCGGCAGCCGGGCCAGCCGGGCTTCCGCCTCCCGCCCGAGTTCCTTCAGCTTGGTGAGATTGTAACCTTTGATTTCGACTTCGATCGGCGTCTTGAAACTGAACATGGCCGGCCGCGAGATTTTGGTTTCGACCTCCGGCACATTGCTGAATTGCCGGCGAATCCCGGCGATCAACGCTTCCTCGCGCCGCTCAAAATCACCGGTGCCTTTCAACGTCACGGTGAGCTTGGCGGTGTGCTCGCCTTCTTCGGTTTGCGATTGCGAGGTGCGTTCGCTGCCCGCCACCATGGCAATGCGCTGCACGTCGGCATGCTGCAGCGTCATATCTCCCAGCGGCAGCAATTTCTCATCGGTCGCTTCCACCGGCGTGCCCACCGGAAAGCGGGCCTCAATGTTGAACTCGCCCTTGTGCACTTCCGGAATCAGCGTCACGCCCAGCCGCGGCAGCAACACCAGGCTGCACACCGCGAACAATCCGCCGGCCCAAGCCAGCACGCTGCTGCGATGGTGCAGCGCCCAGCGTACCGCCTTGGGATAGGTGCGGTAGGACCACTCGAGCACGGGATTCGCGATCAGCAGCATGACGGCGAAGAACAGCGCAACAGGAATGCCCGCCACCACCAGGCCGATCATCACGACGAAAGCCAACGCAAACAGCAGCATCAAGATGGTCTTGAACAGCGTGGCCGAAAGGTGCTGAACCATGAAGCGGACCAGGCTGTAAAGCAGATAGATCGGGAACCCGAACAGGGCGAGCAGCGCTTTCTTCCACCAGAAGCCGGCGGAGAATTTTTGTGCGAAGCCGCGGCCTCCGGCCACCAGCAGATCATAGGCCTTGAACACGAAAATCGTGTCCCAGGTGACGGTGTGCAGCGCGGCCACCAGTTGCGGCGCGAGCGTCCAGGAAGCAAGCTTGCTCACCAGGCGTCGCAGCGGCGGCAGCCAGCCGACCAACAAAGTGGGCAGCAAAAGGGCCAGCACGGCAGTGGCCTTCAGCAGCATGAGCAGCAAGGTAGCTGCAAGGAAAAGCAGACTGGTAAAGACCTGCCGCACCGTTCGCCCCAACGCGCCGGCGGCGAATTGCAGCAGCGGCACCGACTCCCCGGCAGTGGTGCGCGCCGGCCACGATTTCAACTCATCAAAAATCGCCAGGCGCAAAACGTGACTGCCGGCGAAGCGGCCGCGCATATCCTGCAGATACTCTTCTTTGATATAGCGCGAGGCCAGCATGGGCACGACAAACAGCGCTACTGCCAGCGAAGCAAGCAGTGAAAACACCACGGTCAGCGCCATGTCACCGAAAATTTGGCCGGCAACTCCCTTGACGAAGACGATGGGGAAGAACACCGCCACCGTGGTGAGCGTCGATGCCAGAACCGCGCCGCCGACTTCGCCGGTGCCCTGCACCGCCGCGCTGAAGAGATCCTGACCCTCTTCGCGCTTGCGATGAATGCTCTCCAACACCACGATGGCATTGTCCACCAGCATGCCGATGCCGAGCGCCAGTCCGCCGAGCGACATGATGTTGAGCGTGACGTCAAAAATGAACATCGGCCCGAAGGTCGCGATCACGGAGATGGGAATGGCCGCGGCAATGATGATCGTGTTCCAAACGCGGCGCAGGAAAATGTAGAGCACCACCACGGCCAGGATGCCGCCGAGAATCGCCGTGCCTTTCACCTCATCAATCGCACTTTGGATGAAAGTCGATTGATCGGAAAGCAGGGTGATTTCCGTGCTCGCCGGCAGATGATACGCCATGAAATCAGTCATGGCTTTGGCGAGCATGGCCTGTGCCGCCGCTGCCGGCCCATGGGCAGCGGGTTTCTTCTCCTCACTCTTGGGCTTGCCGTTTTGCTGAGAGGCCGCCTGCTGCTTGAGATTGGCCACGAAGGCCTGCTGTTCCGGCGTGCCGAAGATCTTCTCCTTCACCCGCTGGGCGACCGTGACGATATTGGCATCCGCTTCCTTGTAGATTTCGATCTCGACGCTTTCCTTGCCGTTGACGCGCGTGATGACTTCGCGTTCCTTATTGGTGCGCGTGACCGTGCCGACGTCCTTGACACGCAGATCCACGCCCTCGCGGCGGCCGATGA harbors:
- a CDS encoding efflux RND transporter permease subunit, coding for MNAEFKQNVTDFFRFTTTRPVAIFMIVVAVCVFGLVSYDRLALNLMPDISYPSLTIRTEYPGTAPEEIETTISRPLEQQLGVVSNLVSISSISKAGFSDIILEFTWDTDMNAAIQDVREKLDQVFLPPEAKKPLILKYDPTLDPIQRLGLYGDQSLFALRYLAEEEIKRELETLEGVAAVKVRGGLEEEIRVELDERQITLLGLDIQEVNRRLASENINLAGGNLKEGQTEYLVRTLNEFRDLEEIRGLVIGRREGVDLRVKDVGTVTRTNKEREVITRVNGKESVEIEIYKEADANIVTVAQRVKEKIFGTPEQQAFVANLKQQAASQQNGKPKSEEKKPAAHGPAAAAQAMLAKAMTDFMAYHLPASTEITLLSDQSTFIQSAIDEVKGTAILGGILAVVVLYIFLRRVWNTIIIAAAIPISVIATFGPMFIFDVTLNIMSLGGLALGIGMLVDNAIVVLESIHRKREEGQDLFSAAVQGTGEVGGAVLASTLTTVAVFFPIVFVKGVAGQIFGDMALTVVFSLLASLAVALFVVPMLASRYIKEEYLQDMRGRFAGSHVLRLAIFDELKSWPARTTAGESVPLLQFAAGALGRTVRQVFTSLLFLAATLLLMLLKATAVLALLLPTLLVGWLPPLRRLVSKLASWTLAPQLVAALHTVTWDTIFVFKAYDLLVAGGRGFAQKFSAGFWWKKALLALFGFPIYLLYSLVRFMVQHLSATLFKTILMLLFALAFVVMIGLVVAGIPVALFFAVMLLIANPVLEWSYRTYPKAVRWALHHRSSVLAWAGGLFAVCSLVLLPRLGVTLIPEVHKGEFNIEARFPVGTPVEATDEKLLPLGDMTLQHADVQRIAMVAGSERTSQSQTEEGEHTAKLTVTLKGTGDFERREEALIAGIRRQFSNVPEVETKISRPAMFSFKTPIEVEIKGYNLTKLKELGREAEARLARLPNLKDVRSNIQTGNPEVQIIYDRNRLAFYNLNINEVAAVVRNKVQGVVATEFREADRRIDIRVKVDEEDKAGLAELKRLVVNPNKPVPIPLAAIADIQVKEGPSEIRRIEQQRAALITANISGVDLKQAAEQIHATLSSMDFPDDFTFTVTGQNAEMETSINSLMLALALAVFLIYVVMAAQFESLLHPFVIMFTIPLALIGVVLVLWVLQIPLSVVVFIGMILLVGVVVNNAIILIDYINHLRRGGMEKIEAIVKAGSVRLRPILITTGTTVLGLLPMALGLGDGAEIRTPMAITVIAGLTSSTLLTLIVIPVVYAILDRSK
- a CDS encoding efflux RND transporter permease subunit — protein: MKRNSLLPNLSVRRPVTVLMAFLASVVVGLVAYREIPVELFPRGFVFPALGVWIPYNNANPSEVEEQIARPVEEIIQTISGVRRIESSSRDNGCWFWIEFANNTDMDVAYSDIRDRMDRIKPELPADIERIYPRKFSDDDEPIAVIAVALEKDFEDAYSLLDTYAAKVFTRVDGVANVELWGADRKAVRVMVDQAKVDAHNLDLYSLVQDLQRDNFVLASGYVKDGAKKFYVRSVGKYGSLDEIRNLRLRNTNLRLQDIAEVRYDIADEVQWVQRLDRKKAVWIGVFKESQANTVAVCEVLVQTLNDRIRKTPQLAGMRFELIFDQGTYVKESINNLKSSGLWGGIFAFFILYYFLRRLRMTLIINLAIPISLLGTIIVIYFMGWTMNIMTMMGLMVSVGMVVDNSIVVVENVYRLRKEGLPAREAAIKGASEVAMPITLATLTTVVVFLPLIFMGDNPGMTYYMARMGVPIIVALLASLVVSLLFIPLATVVFSGLQEPKEAKAITRAIGFYERILARSLAHRVDTAIIFLLLMASGFAILQVVPKTDETQGNINNIWVMFDLPSNYTMEDADSYFTLLEEFVYSQKEKYGMRAADVRFRANWGRMEIYLNSPPAHDWWQVIGLAIGRKLGLLEDGMMTREEVLEHFKKNAPTRPGIEMRTRWRQGGGNEQGTISVVLHGDDTSRLTELAEEVERRLRTIPEFLDVDTELEDGVDEIRLKLDREQAAKHGVNARAVAGTIGYALRGVELPDYRMEDREVDLKIQMRKQDRETLHQLMNLRLPQQNGQEIPLASIAQVSVKRGYGRIIREDGKTMLAVKASTTSDKLEQVYRKVDQVMAGFQMPSGYSWDKGQRFNRMQESEQSTNHGLYLATTFVLLLMGVLFESIILPFTVLICIPLAFIGVGWILFLTQTPIDLMAMIGLFILIGIVVNNGIVLVDLINQLRLAGYSRHEAIIEAGRQRFRPILMTAGTTIAGLIPMALGTAKVIGISYAPMGRTLIGGMITATALTLLAVPLAYTYLDDLREWFKQVTAIMLGKKTNSAGG